The Leadbetterella byssophila DSM 17132 DNA window CGTATCTGAATGCGCCTCTGCAACCTTTGCACTGGCAGCTTCTACTTTAGCACCTGCTAAATCTAACTCAGCCTTTGAGATGATCTTCTTGTCAAATAATTTTTTAGCGTTTTCTAATTCTAATCGAACGGCCTTTAGATCAGCCTCCGCAATTTTCAATTGCGCTTGAGCCTTTGCAACGTCTTGCTGATGAGACACTGTAGACAGGGAAAACAGCAATTGACCTTTACGAACAGCTTGACCTTCGTCCACCCAAACCCTTTCAAGGAAACCCCTGATTTTTGAGCGAACTTCTACGTTCTGTCTTGCGTGAATATCTGCTACATATTCACTTTTCTGGTCAGCTGCTTTAATGATAGGATACGTGACCAAAAATGTATCTTTCTCCTCCTTATTTTCCTCTTCTTTAGCTTTACAGGAAAGCCCAGCCCATACCAAGGCTATAAAAAGAATGTAATTCTTCATGATATAATAATATAAATGACTCAACTACCGAAAATTCGATAGCTCAAAACAAAACAATGAATCTGGAAGAACTTAGGATTCCGGCGGAGAATATACTACATCCGGGCCAAATTGTGCCCGACAATTATCATGGTAGGAATAAATTAGTTCAGAATGGAATACCTCTTCTTTCGGGGCCACAACGGTATTTTTGGCTATCAAAGCTACTAAATCAGGAAGATCAACCGGCTCATCAGGAAGTAAAACATCTTCATTATTTAATGAAGCCTTGATCTTCTTAAAATAGGTCTGTTCCGCAGTTTCCCCATATACAGCATCCTCCCAAATGGCAGGTACATCAATACTCAATGCCAAGACATAACTCGCCATAAGTATGTAGAAGAAGGAGGTTATATAACTACGTATTTTCACCATAGGAACTAACAAATATATCTATTTTTCCCGTTTTTAACAGGATAAATAGGCAAAACATCTGTTAGTACATAGATCAAAGCCCTTATTGAGTCGGCGTCTGTAGATTTATTGCGCCCTGTTTCTTCTGAAATTTCCCCAAAAAGCAAAGATGAATACCGCTGCAAAAACCAAACACTTGATTCTGTATCCGTTTATATCTGTGTCCCAAAATAGCACTTTAAACGGACCTGCTACCTCAGAAAAAAATGTTTCAGCAAAGCGATATAAATTTAATATCCCAAAAACAAGAAAGATATAGGGGATGATTTTCTGCATAATTTATGATTCTTTATACCAAAGATAGAACATTTTATTATCATATATCAATGCTTTCCCCTCATCAAATCTTCTATTTTTGAAAAAAAAGAGAATTATGGAATTAGGAATAGGAATGTTTGGCGACTTAGCCATAGATAAAAACACCGGAAAAATTCAAGATACCGGAGAAAAACTACGGGAGATATTAGAAGAAGTAAAGTTAGCTGATGAAGTAGGCTTGGACGTCTTTGGAATGGGCGAACACCACCGCCCTGATTACGCAGTGTCTTCACCTGAAATCCTTCTTGCTGCAGCAGCATCCGTAACTAAAAATATCAAGCTTATGAGTACAGTAACGGTCCTAAGCTCCTCTGAGCCCGTTAATGTATATCAAAACTTCTCTACCATAGACCAAATCTCAGGCGGTAGAGCTGAAATAGGCGTAGGTAGAGGTAGTTTCATTGAGTCTTTCCCCCTTTTTGGCTATAACCTTAAAGATTATGATGCCCTTTTCGAGGAAAAATTAGATCTTTTATTGAAGATCAATACACAAGAAAAGGTGAGCTGGAAAGGAACTTTGAGACCTCCTATGGTTAATCAAACCGTGTATCCGAGAGCAGTGAATAATGGACAACTGCCCATCTGGATTGCTGTAGGTGGCACTCCGGAATCCATACTTAGAGCAGCTAAATTAGGCCTACCATTGATCTTAGCCATCATAGGAGGTATGCCTGCTCAATTCAAACCCCACATGGATTTCTACAAGGAACAATACTTAAAACACGGTCACGATCCGGCCAAAATGCAACTTGGTATTCATTCACATACTTTTGTAAGTGATAATGAGGCCATTTGTGATGGATATTTTGAGAATTATGCTGCTCAAATGGACAGAATAGGATCAAGCAGAGGATGGGCTCCCTATACCAAGCATCAGTTCAATGGAGGCCGTTCGAAAGACGGAGCACTGTTTATAGGAGACCCGTCAGCCGTGACGGATAAAATTCTGCACATGCACGAATTGTTCGGAATCACCCGTTTCATAGCCCATATGGACGTAGGTGCTCCTGATCATAAACTGATGATGAAGTCTATAGAATTATTCGGAACCAAAGTAGCTCCCGAAATCAGAAAAGCACTACAGAAGTGAGGCTCTTAAGCCTCATTTCTTTTTGCATATTTCCCTGCAATATATCCTACTATCAAGATCTGTAATGCATGGAATAACATCAAGGGTAAAAGAATCAAACCTACAGTAGGTGAACTTCCCCAAAATACCTTAGAAAATACGGTGCCATGAACCAAAGATTTCTTTGTCCCACAGAATAAAGCCGTGATCTTATCCTCCGTATTATACCCTAATTTCTCTGTTACAAAGTAAATTAATCCGTAGATGAGCCAAAATAGAGCCATCACCCAAACGGCTAATACCGCCATTTCTCCGTAGGGAATAGATTGAAAAACTCCATCTTCAAAAGAATGTACAAAGCTTTTATATATGACGGCTAAGATGACTGCTCTATCAAACTTACTAAAGAAAGAATTATACTGTTGAACATATTTGCCCAAGCATTTTTGGAAGAAAAACCCTAAACAAATAGGCAATAAGATCTCATACAGCAACTTTATATAGATCTCCGTAAAATCCCCTCCGGAAGAATGTAAGAAAATACTCATCCACAATGGGGTGATAAGTATCCCTATAAGTCCGGATAAGCTGGCATTAAAGATTCCTGCCGGTATATTCCCCTTCGCTAATGAAATCATCACTACAGATGAAGATACGGTAGAAGGTAATGCAGCTAAGAAGAATAAACCTAACCACAAATCCTGATTCGGAAAGAAGCGCTTAACGGCCAATACCACCAAAGGGAATACTAAAAAGGTGAAGGCTTGAATTAAAAAATGTAAGGATATATTTGATAACCCTGATTTTAATTTATCCTTACTTAACTTCAAACCATAAAAGAAGAATACCAGTGATACCCCGGCACTGGTGATGGTTTCAAAAGGAAGTACATGAGCAGGCTCCGGAAAGAAATAAGCCAGACCTACTACACCCAAAAGGTAAAAGATAAAAGGGTCCATTTCAAAAAAAAAGCCCTTCAAGAGGGCTGCATCATTATCGTTACTACGGAAGAAAGCTTATCCTTCAATTCCTTCCTGTCTACAATGAAATCCAAGAATCCGTGCTCCAATACAAACTCAGCGGTTTGGAAACCTTTAGGTAGATCTTTTCCTATGGTCTCTTTAATAACCCTAGGCCCTGCAAATCCGATTAAAGAACCCGGCTCCGCTATGTTCAAGTCACCTAACATGGCAAAAGAGGCCGTAACCCCACCAGTAGTAGGATCCGTTAATAAAGATATATAAGGAATCTTTGCTTCTTCTAATAAGGCTAACTTTGCTGAAGTCTTAGCCATCTGCATCAAAGAGAATCCGGCTTCCATCATCCTTGCCCCTCCTGATTTGGAGATCATTAAGAATGGAGTCTTTTTCTTCAAAGCATGATCTATACCTCTGGCTATCTTCTCTCCTACTACAGAACCCATGGATCCCCCGATAAATCCGAAATCCATACAGGAAATAGTGAAGTCTACTCCGTTTATCTTTCCGTATGCAGTTCTACATGCATCCTTAAGCCCGGTTTTCTCCACCGTAGCTTTAATACGTGCAGGATAGGCCTTTGTGTCCACAAAGTTTAATGGGTCCCCGGAGATCATGTCCTTGTCTAACTCGGTATATTTACCTTCATCAAACAAAAGATTAAAATAGGCTTCTGAACCTATCTTATCGTGATAATTACACTTGGGACATGTATATGCATTTTGCTGATGCTCACGCGTTTGAACCACATTCTTACACTCCGGACACTGATACCATAAACCATCTGGGGTTTCACGCTTTAGCTCAGTGGGAGTACTTATTCCTTTTTCTGTTCTTCTAAACCACGACATAACGTACGATAAGGTAATGGGGGACAAATATAAAGCAAAAATCTACTACCTTATCCATTTTTCTTGAACAGATTCACTTTACCATTCTTAAATGGAGGTAAGATTTTCAGAATATAAGGGGGTGGAAAGCACAGTAAGTCAGAACCGCTTTTACACCTAAACGTAGTTTTCTCTTCTTCCATATATTAATCCTACAATTTCTGAAAGATTTTTTTTTAAACTACTCAGCGCACGAAGTTTGACTTCTAGAGCACTTCAATAAAACAGGGTGACTATGCACCCTGACTTTCTAAATACTCTACTAATAATCTCACCCCGAATCCGGTGGCTGATTTCATGCTGCCAAATTCTGAATCCATAAAAGCCGTCCCGGCTATATCCAAATGCGCCCAGGCTTGATGTTCACGAATGAATTCCTGCAAGAACTTACCCGCATTAATGGCTCCACCAATAGGTGATCCCGCCAAATTCTTAAGATCCGCTATATCCGACTTCAAGGCGTCTTTATACTCGTCCCAATGCGGCATTCTCCATACCTTCTCCCCTGTCTTTAATCCTGCATGGAAAAGACTCTGTGCTAATTCATCATTCGGACTGATCAAGGCCGCTGCTTTATAACCTAAGGCCATTATAGCGTTACCCGTTAGCGTTGCTAAATCTATCAGAACATCTGTATGATACTTATCCGTAATGTAACTTAATGCATCAGCTAATATCAATCTACCCTCAGCATCCGTATTGATCACCTCAATAGTCTTCCCAGAATAGGAAGAAATAACATCTCCAGGCTTGATAGCATAACTATCAATACAGTTTTCCGTGATAGGAATAGCCCCAATCAAGTTTATTTTCAATCCTAATCGGGCAGCCACTTCCAGGGTTCCGGCCACAGCTGCAGCACCGCCCATATCAGACTTCATGTAATTCATGTTATCTCCCGGCTTCAGAGATACACCTCCGGTGTCAAAAGTTACCCCCTTACCCACTAATCCTACGGTTTTTGTGGCTTCAGGATGGGTATATTTTAATACACAAAAGACAGGAGGGTTTTCCCTACTTCCCCTACCTACTCCTAGAAGCGCATGCATTCCTAAGTTTTCGCAAGCAGTCTTATCAAAGACTTCCACTTGAAAGCCATTCTCCTCCCCTGAAGCCTTGATCCATTCCGCTAATTTCTGAGGCGTCTTATGATTTCCCGGAGCATCTCCCCAGCGCATTATGCGTTTGATAGCGCGAGCGAAATGCTGACCTCTTTCTACATCAGAAGCATCTGCTTCAAATTCAATGGATGGGAATTCCGACTGCTCTCCCTTTAAGTACCCAATGGAATAATCGCTCAAATAAGCACCTTGAACTATATCTGACAGATACTCTTGCCCTCCTAAAAACTTAATCTTAACGCCAGTGGACAGATTTTCCTTTTGCTTGAAAATAAAACTTCTTACCGTTTGAATTACCTCCAAATGATGCTTGGGATCTCCTAAACCTAAAAAATAATGACGATTTGCCTCTCCATCTATAAAAAAGGCCACCTCTCCTGTCTTTCCCTTAAATCCTTCCAGATAAGGAGAGTCAAAAGAGCTCAAAGAAGTAGTATTAAATACAGGATATAAATAATTCATGCAGTGAAAAGTTGAAAGCCAAATATACGCTTTTACCTCCACCTATTTAAATACGGCAACCAGGTACTTTCCACATTTCCTGAATAATCCCGAACAAACATCACAAAGGTAGGTCGAAAAGGTTTTTGACGAAGTTTCATCCCTATCTCCTCCGGTAAAGAGTCCCCCTTCTTTGAATTGCAATGTTTACAAGCAGCCACTAAATTATCCCAAGTGGTTTTACCTCCCCGGGACTTTGGTAAAACATGATCTAAAGTCAAATCTCTGTTTGAACCGCAGTACTGACACTGATGGTGATCCCTTTTGAAGATATTATGCCGGTTTAAAATGATCCTTTTGTAAGGAACCTGCACATAAGCATGTAAGCGAATAATGGTAGGTAATGCATACGAAGAGGTCACCGTCCTGAGATGTTCAGAATCAGATTCTGCCACCATCTCAGCCTTATTTAGATAAACCAATAAAAATGCCTTAGGAACAGTACATACGCTTAAAGCACTGTAGTCGGCATTAAGTACTAACACTTGCCGCCCCATGAATACACATATATTTCTCTCTAAATTATGATTTTTTTTTGACAAAACCTAAAGAACAGAGCGATTTAACAAAATATTAAAATTCTGAATAACAGACATATACAACCTTATGCTCGGATTCCGTTGTATTTCCTGCTTTCAGAAAACTTTCAAAAGCACTTAAAAGAATTTCATGATTAGTTGTATTTTTGACCCCTTAAAACCATTCGGTACTATATGCATATTTCAACACCCGGCAGGATCTGCCTTTTTGGTGAGCATCAAGATTATTTGGGACTTCCTGTGATAGCGGCAGCCATTTCCAGAAGAATCCACGTAACAGGAGAAGCCAGACCTGACCAAAAAATCCACATACACATGCCGGACATACAGTCCGAAGAAGTCTTTTATCTAGAACCAGAATTAAAGTACACCCGTGCAAGGGATTATTTCAAATCCGCGATCAACGTCCTGAAAAGAGACGGATACGAGTTTGAAAATGGCTTTGATGTACATGTGCACGGAAATATTCCTATCAACTCCGGAACTTCTAGTTCTTCCGCCTTACTTGTGTCATGGATCCATTTCCTAACCCAAACGGCTTCCAAGAAACCAAAGGCAACTGTAACCCAATTTGAAATAGGTAAATATGCAGTAGCAGCTGAGGTCCTGGAGTTCGGTGAACCGGGAGGGATGATGGACCAGTTTTCCACTGCCTTAGGAAATATCATGTACCTGGAGAGTCTGCCTACTCCCCAAGCTTTCTCTTATCCCGTAAAACTAGGTACTTTCGTCTTAGGTGACTCTTTGGAACCAAAAGATACTTTGGGCATATTAAAACATGTGAAATTTGGGATGCTGGATATCATTGATATCCTAAAACAAAAAGATTCTTCTTTTGAACTTGCAGAATTCCCAGCCACCGAAGTGGAATCCTTTAAAGAGTATCTAAGTCCGGAACAATTCAAACTGCTTCAAGGCAATCTCTCTGATAGGGA harbors:
- a CDS encoding LLM class flavin-dependent oxidoreductase; the protein is MELGIGMFGDLAIDKNTGKIQDTGEKLREILEEVKLADEVGLDVFGMGEHHRPDYAVSSPEILLAAAASVTKNIKLMSTVTVLSSSEPVNVYQNFSTIDQISGGRAEIGVGRGSFIESFPLFGYNLKDYDALFEEKLDLLLKINTQEKVSWKGTLRPPMVNQTVYPRAVNNGQLPIWIAVGGTPESILRAAKLGLPLILAIIGGMPAQFKPHMDFYKEQYLKHGHDPAKMQLGIHSHTFVSDNEAICDGYFENYAAQMDRIGSSRGWAPYTKHQFNGGRSKDGALFIGDPSAVTDKILHMHELFGITRFIAHMDVGAPDHKLMMKSIELFGTKVAPEIRKALQK
- a CDS encoding bile acid:sodium symporter family protein, whose amino-acid sequence is MDPFIFYLLGVVGLAYFFPEPAHVLPFETITSAGVSLVFFFYGLKLSKDKLKSGLSNISLHFLIQAFTFLVFPLVVLAVKRFFPNQDLWLGLFFLAALPSTVSSSVVMISLAKGNIPAGIFNASLSGLIGILITPLWMSIFLHSSGGDFTEIYIKLLYEILLPICLGFFFQKCLGKYVQQYNSFFSKFDRAVILAVIYKSFVHSFEDGVFQSIPYGEMAVLAVWVMALFWLIYGLIYFVTEKLGYNTEDKITALFCGTKKSLVHGTVFSKVFWGSSPTVGLILLPLMLFHALQILIVGYIAGKYAKRNEA
- the accD gene encoding acetyl-CoA carboxylase, carboxyltransferase subunit beta is translated as MSWFRRTEKGISTPTELKRETPDGLWYQCPECKNVVQTREHQQNAYTCPKCNYHDKIGSEAYFNLLFDEGKYTELDKDMISGDPLNFVDTKAYPARIKATVEKTGLKDACRTAYGKINGVDFTISCMDFGFIGGSMGSVVGEKIARGIDHALKKKTPFLMISKSGGARMMEAGFSLMQMAKTSAKLALLEEAKIPYISLLTDPTTGGVTASFAMLGDLNIAEPGSLIGFAGPRVIKETIGKDLPKGFQTAEFVLEHGFLDFIVDRKELKDKLSSVVTIMMQPS
- a CDS encoding leucyl aminopeptidase family protein, translating into MNYLYPVFNTTSLSSFDSPYLEGFKGKTGEVAFFIDGEANRHYFLGLGDPKHHLEVIQTVRSFIFKQKENLSTGVKIKFLGGQEYLSDIVQGAYLSDYSIGYLKGEQSEFPSIEFEADASDVERGQHFARAIKRIMRWGDAPGNHKTPQKLAEWIKASGEENGFQVEVFDKTACENLGMHALLGVGRGSRENPPVFCVLKYTHPEATKTVGLVGKGVTFDTGGVSLKPGDNMNYMKSDMGGAAAVAGTLEVAARLGLKINLIGAIPITENCIDSYAIKPGDVISSYSGKTIEVINTDAEGRLILADALSYITDKYHTDVLIDLATLTGNAIMALGYKAAALISPNDELAQSLFHAGLKTGEKVWRMPHWDEYKDALKSDIADLKNLAGSPIGGAINAGKFLQEFIREHQAWAHLDIAGTAFMDSEFGSMKSATGFGVRLLVEYLESQGA
- a CDS encoding HNH endonuclease, giving the protein MGRQVLVLNADYSALSVCTVPKAFLLVYLNKAEMVAESDSEHLRTVTSSYALPTIIRLHAYVQVPYKRIILNRHNIFKRDHHQCQYCGSNRDLTLDHVLPKSRGGKTTWDNLVAACKHCNSKKGDSLPEEIGMKLRQKPFRPTFVMFVRDYSGNVESTWLPYLNRWR
- a CDS encoding GHMP family kinase ATP-binding protein, whose translation is MHISTPGRICLFGEHQDYLGLPVIAAAISRRIHVTGEARPDQKIHIHMPDIQSEEVFYLEPELKYTRARDYFKSAINVLKRDGYEFENGFDVHVHGNIPINSGTSSSSALLVSWIHFLTQTASKKPKATVTQFEIGKYAVAAEVLEFGEPGGMMDQFSTALGNIMYLESLPTPQAFSYPVKLGTFVLGDSLEPKDTLGILKHVKFGMLDIIDILKQKDSSFELAEFPATEVESFKEYLSPEQFKLLQGNLSDRDILREALTMFRNNSIDQHRIGELLNIHQDSLRDAKKVSTPKINRMVDAALKAGALGAKINGSGGGGCMFAYAPNDPEAVAAAIEKEGGKPYIIEVDEGTRVH